Proteins co-encoded in one Solea senegalensis isolate Sse05_10M linkage group LG8, IFAPA_SoseM_1, whole genome shotgun sequence genomic window:
- the mecom gene encoding histone-lysine N-methyltransferase MECOM isoform X3, translated as MRSKGRARKLATSDGDDEFTLYSPDILDNVCGSDGDPTPSSALAEEPVSPLLSDDEASPQDPLSFQHPSSFLSQEDLTVPLDFELRESLVPGGGLGIWSLRKVNIGERFGPYEGEHMPFLRDPNQGWEILDGSGHVKFCVDASKPKSGSWLNHIQFAPVAKQHNLTACQIDDQIFYKVTREIFPGEELLLFMKAEEYSCDTMAPDIHEERQYRCEDCDQHFESRSQLLDHQKQPCGMPPSSFLNPGGDSDLKAQEPQDLRPLHLSHGLHECKECDQVFPDAQSLESHVLSHSEEREYKCDQCPKAFNWKSNLIRHQMSHDSGKHYECENCSKQVFTDPSNLQRHIRSQHVGARAHACSECGKTFATSSGLKQHKHIHSSVKPFMCKSLRPYLCEVCHKSYTQFSNLCRHKRMHADCRTQIKCKDCGQMFSTTSSLNKHRRFCEGKNHFTAGGLFAQGMPLSGTPGLDKSTLAMGHGSAGLADYFGASRHHGGLTFPAAPAFPFSFPGLFPSGLYHRPPLIPATTSPVRQPTHASVAGPGAELSKNPLLPMSPGTQESRELLKALRKDGSSPGSQMPGSELHTQSSSSSSKQRNKQSDQSESSDLDDVSTPSGSDLESTSGSELESDMDSERERGAARENGKGPKRRASEEGPQSPSLTGSSTAKDFPGPSLIPSSLDEHTAVTGAVNDSIKAIASIAEKYFGSTGLAGLQDKKVGALPYPSMFPLPFFPAFSPPVYPFPDRDLRPSGLRGEPQSTADDGKKAQSKSSTESPFDLTTKRKEGKSAPFTPSKPEASNSVGQDQPLDLSLGSRGRGRNPREEETKKNLGYEEDKGVVEIPKADNTLQHARPTPFFMDPIYRVEKRRMSDPFETLKDKCMRPGPGFLFHPQFRLPDQRTWMSAIENMAEKLETFGSLKPESSDLLRSVPSMFDFRAPPSALPETLLRKGKERYTCRYCGKIFPRSANLTRHLRTHTGEQPYRCKYCDRSFSISSNLQRHIRNIHNKEKPFKCHLCDRCFGQQTNLDRHLKKHENGNLSGTAMSSPQSELDSSSAILDDKEDSYFNEIRNFISNTGQNQASPDPSEEGLNGGPFEEEKPLMASHGSHDLEDEEAEELGADGEEAEEPGNTSGKTEAEVLPSNLSDDIMHDKMDFTGPIDLNLNCKTSPQGYKDEEEEEQQSSYSALDHIRHFSDMRKLAESELSDGDGDEDDGSFGSPSLTEAVKQPLFRKSKSQAYAMMLSLAEKDSLHPATHTQATMWHSLARAAAESSAIQSLSHV; from the exons atCTTGGACGGGTCAGGTCATGTAAAATTCTGTGTGGATGCCAGCAAGCCAAAAAGCGGGAGCTGGCTGAACCACATCCAGTTTGCCCCTGTGGCCAAGCAGCATAACCTGACAGCGTGCCAGATAGATGATCAG attTTCTACAAAGTCACCAGAGAGATTTTCCCCGGTGAGGAGCTGCTACTTTTCATGAAGGCTGAAGAATATTCATGTGACACCATGGCTCCTGATATTCACG AGGAGAGGCAGTACCGCTGTGAGGACTGTGACCAGCACTTTGAGTCCCGCAGCCAACTGTTGGATCACCAGAAGCAGCCATGTGGGAtgcccccctcctccttccttaaCCCAG GGGGCGACAGTGACCTAAAGGCACAGGAACCTCAAGATCTGCGACCTCTTCACTTGTCCCATGGTCTACACGAGTGTAAAGAGTGTGACCAGGTCTTCCCTGATGCTCAGAG CCTGGAGAGCCATGTTCTATCCCACTCTGAGGAGAGGGAATATAAGTGCGACCAGTGCCCCAAGGCCTTCAACTGGAAATCAAACCTGATCCGACATCAGATGTCACATGACAGCGGCAAGCACTATGAATGTGAAAACTGCTCAAAG CAGGTGTTCACAGACCCCAGTAACCTACAGAGGCACATCCGTTCACAGCATGTTGGGGCACGGGCCCACGCCTGCTCTGAATGTGGCAAGACGTTTGCTACGTCTTCGGGCCTCAAGCAGCATAAGCACATCCACAGCAGTGTCAAGCCCTTCATGTGTAAGTCACTAAGACCCTACCTAT GTGAGGTGTGCCACAAGTCCTACACTCAGTTCTCTAACCTGTGTCGCCACAAGCGCATGCACGCTGACTGCCGCACACAGATCAAGTGCAAGGACTGTGGGCAGATGTTCAGCACCACCTCCTCTCTCAACAAGCACCGCCGCTTCTGTGAAGGAAAGAACCATTTCACAGCAGGGGGATTGTTTGCCCAGGGTATGCCACTCTCTGGCACCCCTGGCTTGGACAAATCAACTCTGGCGATGGGACACGGCAGTGCTGGACTGGCTGATTACTTTGGGGCCAGTCGCCACCATGGGGGGCTTACCTTCCCTGCTGCCCCAGCATTTCCTTTCAGTTTCCCTGGCCTCTTTCCCTCTGGACTCTACCACCGGCCCCCACTCATTCCTGCCACCACCTCTCCTGTCAGACAACCTACCCATGCATCTGTTGCGGGGCCTGGTGCAGAGCTAAGTAAGAATCCACTGTTGCCTATGAGTCCAGGCACTCAGGAGTCCCGAGAGCTCCTTAAAGCTCTACGTAAAGATGGCAGTTCACCTGGCAGTCAGATGCCAGGCTCAGAGCTCCACACTCAGAGTTCCTCGTCCTCCTCAAAGCAGCGAAACAAGCAGAGTGACCAGTCTGAGAGCAGTGACCTGGACGATGTCAGCACACCTAGTGGAAGTGATCTGGAGAGCACATCAGGCTCTGAGCTGGAGAGTGACATGGacagtgagagggagaggggggctGCTCGAGAAAATGGTAAAGGCCCCAAGAGGAGGGCCAGTGAGGAAGGCCCTCAGAGTCCCAGCCTGACTGGCAGCAGCACTGCCAAAGACTTTCCAGGCCCTTCCCTCATCCCATCCTCGCTGGACGAGCACACAGCTGTAACAGGGGCTGTGAATGACTCTATTAAGGCTATTGCCTCGATTGCTGAGAAGTACTTTGGCTCTACAGGGCTGGCTGGACTGCAGGACAAAAAGGTTGGGGCTCTGCCCTATCCCTCCATGTTCCCTCTGCCTTTCTTCCCAGCTTTCTCTCCTCCAGTTTACCCTTTTCCAGACAGGGACCTCAGACCTTCAGGCCTAAGAGGCGAGCCACAGTCTACAGCAGATGACGGCAAGAAGGCCCAGAGTAAATCTTCAACAGAGTCACCATTTGACCTCACTACAAAGCGAAAGGAGGGCAAGTCAGCCCCATTCACTCCCTCAAAACCAGAGGCATCCAACTCTGTTGGTCAGGATCAGCCACTAGACCTGAGCCTGGGGAGCAGGGGCCGTGGACGGAATCCaagggaggaggagacaaagaagaaCCTGGGTTATGAGGAAGACAAGGGAGTGGTGGAGATCCCGAAGGCAGATAACACCTTACAGCACGCAAGGCCCACCCCTTTCTTCATGGACCCCATCTACAG GGTTGAGAAGAGGAGAATGAGCGACCCGTTTGAGACTCTGAAAGACAAGTGCATGCGACCAGGTCCTGGCTTCCTCTTCCATCCACAG TTTCGTTTGCCAGATCAGAGAACTTGG ATGTCGGCCATCGAAAACATGGCAGAGAAGCTGGAGACGTTTGGCTCCTTAAAGCCAGAGTCGAGTGACTTGCTGCGCTCTGTCCCCTCCATGTTTGATTTCAGAGCCCCACCGTCTGCTCTTCCAGAGACGCTGCTGCGCAAGGGCAAGGAGCGCTACACATGCAG atATTGTGGGAAAATATTCCCCCGCTCTGCCAACCTGACCCGCCACCTCAGGACTCATACAGGCGAGCAACCATATAG gtGTAAATATTGTGACCGCTCCTTCAGCATCTCGTCCAACTTGCAACGTCACATCCGCAACATCCACAACAAGGAGAAGCCCTTCAAATGCCACTTGTGTGACCGCTGCTTCGGTCAGCAGACAAACCTGGACCGTCACCTCAAGAAGCATGAGAATGGCAACCTGTCAG gcACTGCGATGTCATCTCCTCAGTCAGAACTGGACAGTAGTAGTGCCATACTGGATGATAAAGAAGACTCTTATTTCAATGAAATAAGAAACTTCATAAGCAACACTGGCCAGAACCAGGCATCCCCAGACCCGTCTGAGGAAGG GTTAAATGGCGGTCCATTTGAAGAAGAGAAGCCACTGATGGCCAGCCAtgggtcacatgacctggaagACGAGGAAGCAGAGGAGCTAGGTGCTGATGGAGAAGAAGCTGAGGAGCCCGGCAACACCTCTGGAAAAACAGAAGCTGAGGTGCTTCCTAGCAACCTTAGTGACGACATCATGCATGACAAAATGGACTTCACTGGGCCAATCGACTTGAACCTCAACTGCAAAACCTCTCCTCAAGG GTAtaaggacgaggaggaggaggagcagcagagcagctacTCAGCCTTGGATCATATTCGTCACTTTTCAGACATGCGCAAGCTGGCAGAAagtgaactgagtgatggagatggagatgaagaCGATGGATCATTTGGGTCTCCCTCTCTGACTGAGGCAGTCAAACAGCCACTCTTTAGAAAATCTAAGTCTCAG GCTTATGCCATGATGCTGTCTCTGGCTGAAAAGGACTCTCTCCACCCAGCGACCCACACCCAAGCCACTATGTGGCACAGTCTGGCACGGGCTGCTGCTGAATCCAGTGCCATCCAGTCCCTCAGCCATGTATGA
- the mecom gene encoding histone-lysine N-methyltransferase MECOM isoform X1, protein MRSKGRARKLATSDGDDEFTLYSPDILDNVCGSDGDPTPSSALAEEPVSPLLSDDEASPQDPLSFQHPSSFLSQEDLTVPLDFELRESLVPGGGLGIWSLRKVNIGERFGPYEGEHMPFLRDPNQGWEILDGSGHVKFCVDASKPKSGSWLNHIQFAPVAKQHNLTACQIDDQIFYKVTREIFPGEELLLFMKAEEYSCDTMAPDIHEERQYRCEDCDQHFESRSQLLDHQKQPCGMPPSSFLNPGGDSDLKAQEPQDLRPLHLSHGLHECKECDQVFPDAQSLESHVLSHSEEREYKCDQCPKAFNWKSNLIRHQMSHDSGKHYECENCSKQVFTDPSNLQRHIRSQHVGARAHACSECGKTFATSSGLKQHKHIHSSVKPFMCKSLRPYLCEVCHKSYTQFSNLCRHKRMHADCRTQIKCKDCGQMFSTTSSLNKHRRFCEGKNHFTAGGLFAQGMPLSGTPGLDKSTLAMGHGSAGLADYFGASRHHGGLTFPAAPAFPFSFPGLFPSGLYHRPPLIPATTSPVRQPTHASVAGPGAELSKNPLLPMSPGTQESRELLKALRKDGSSPGSQMPGSELHTQSSSSSSKQRNKQSDQSESSDLDDVSTPSGSDLESTSGSELESDMDSERERGAARENGKGPKRRASEEGPQSPSLTGSSTAKDFPGPSLIPSSLDEHTAVTGAVNDSIKAIASIAEKYFGSTGLAGLQDKKVGALPYPSMFPLPFFPAFSPPVYPFPDRDLRPSGLRGEPQSTADDGKKAQSKSSTESPFDLTTKRKEGKSAPFTPSKPEASNSVGQDQPLDLSLGSRGRGRNPREEETKKNLGYEEDKGVVEIPKADNTLQHARPTPFFMDPIYSRVEKRRMSDPFETLKDKCMRPGPGFLFHPQFRLPDQRTWMSAIENMAEKLETFGSLKPESSDLLRSVPSMFDFRAPPSALPETLLRKGKERYTCRYCGKIFPRSANLTRHLRTHTGEQPYRCKYCDRSFSISSNLQRHIRNIHNKEKPFKCHLCDRCFGQQTNLDRHLKKHENGNLSGTAMSSPQSELDSSSAILDDKEDSYFNEIRNFISNTGQNQASPDPSEEGLNGGPFEEEKPLMASHGSHDLEDEEAEELGADGEEAEEPGNTSGKTEAEVLPSNLSDDIMHDKMDFTGPIDLNLNCKTSPQGYKDEEEEEQQSSYSALDHIRHFSDMRKLAESELSDGDGDEDDGSFGSPSLTEAVKQPLFRKSKSQAYAMMLSLAEKDSLHPATHTQATMWHSLARAAAESSAIQSLSHV, encoded by the exons atCTTGGACGGGTCAGGTCATGTAAAATTCTGTGTGGATGCCAGCAAGCCAAAAAGCGGGAGCTGGCTGAACCACATCCAGTTTGCCCCTGTGGCCAAGCAGCATAACCTGACAGCGTGCCAGATAGATGATCAG attTTCTACAAAGTCACCAGAGAGATTTTCCCCGGTGAGGAGCTGCTACTTTTCATGAAGGCTGAAGAATATTCATGTGACACCATGGCTCCTGATATTCACG AGGAGAGGCAGTACCGCTGTGAGGACTGTGACCAGCACTTTGAGTCCCGCAGCCAACTGTTGGATCACCAGAAGCAGCCATGTGGGAtgcccccctcctccttccttaaCCCAG GGGGCGACAGTGACCTAAAGGCACAGGAACCTCAAGATCTGCGACCTCTTCACTTGTCCCATGGTCTACACGAGTGTAAAGAGTGTGACCAGGTCTTCCCTGATGCTCAGAG CCTGGAGAGCCATGTTCTATCCCACTCTGAGGAGAGGGAATATAAGTGCGACCAGTGCCCCAAGGCCTTCAACTGGAAATCAAACCTGATCCGACATCAGATGTCACATGACAGCGGCAAGCACTATGAATGTGAAAACTGCTCAAAG CAGGTGTTCACAGACCCCAGTAACCTACAGAGGCACATCCGTTCACAGCATGTTGGGGCACGGGCCCACGCCTGCTCTGAATGTGGCAAGACGTTTGCTACGTCTTCGGGCCTCAAGCAGCATAAGCACATCCACAGCAGTGTCAAGCCCTTCATGTGTAAGTCACTAAGACCCTACCTAT GTGAGGTGTGCCACAAGTCCTACACTCAGTTCTCTAACCTGTGTCGCCACAAGCGCATGCACGCTGACTGCCGCACACAGATCAAGTGCAAGGACTGTGGGCAGATGTTCAGCACCACCTCCTCTCTCAACAAGCACCGCCGCTTCTGTGAAGGAAAGAACCATTTCACAGCAGGGGGATTGTTTGCCCAGGGTATGCCACTCTCTGGCACCCCTGGCTTGGACAAATCAACTCTGGCGATGGGACACGGCAGTGCTGGACTGGCTGATTACTTTGGGGCCAGTCGCCACCATGGGGGGCTTACCTTCCCTGCTGCCCCAGCATTTCCTTTCAGTTTCCCTGGCCTCTTTCCCTCTGGACTCTACCACCGGCCCCCACTCATTCCTGCCACCACCTCTCCTGTCAGACAACCTACCCATGCATCTGTTGCGGGGCCTGGTGCAGAGCTAAGTAAGAATCCACTGTTGCCTATGAGTCCAGGCACTCAGGAGTCCCGAGAGCTCCTTAAAGCTCTACGTAAAGATGGCAGTTCACCTGGCAGTCAGATGCCAGGCTCAGAGCTCCACACTCAGAGTTCCTCGTCCTCCTCAAAGCAGCGAAACAAGCAGAGTGACCAGTCTGAGAGCAGTGACCTGGACGATGTCAGCACACCTAGTGGAAGTGATCTGGAGAGCACATCAGGCTCTGAGCTGGAGAGTGACATGGacagtgagagggagaggggggctGCTCGAGAAAATGGTAAAGGCCCCAAGAGGAGGGCCAGTGAGGAAGGCCCTCAGAGTCCCAGCCTGACTGGCAGCAGCACTGCCAAAGACTTTCCAGGCCCTTCCCTCATCCCATCCTCGCTGGACGAGCACACAGCTGTAACAGGGGCTGTGAATGACTCTATTAAGGCTATTGCCTCGATTGCTGAGAAGTACTTTGGCTCTACAGGGCTGGCTGGACTGCAGGACAAAAAGGTTGGGGCTCTGCCCTATCCCTCCATGTTCCCTCTGCCTTTCTTCCCAGCTTTCTCTCCTCCAGTTTACCCTTTTCCAGACAGGGACCTCAGACCTTCAGGCCTAAGAGGCGAGCCACAGTCTACAGCAGATGACGGCAAGAAGGCCCAGAGTAAATCTTCAACAGAGTCACCATTTGACCTCACTACAAAGCGAAAGGAGGGCAAGTCAGCCCCATTCACTCCCTCAAAACCAGAGGCATCCAACTCTGTTGGTCAGGATCAGCCACTAGACCTGAGCCTGGGGAGCAGGGGCCGTGGACGGAATCCaagggaggaggagacaaagaagaaCCTGGGTTATGAGGAAGACAAGGGAGTGGTGGAGATCCCGAAGGCAGATAACACCTTACAGCACGCAAGGCCCACCCCTTTCTTCATGGACCCCATCTACAG CAGGGTTGAGAAGAGGAGAATGAGCGACCCGTTTGAGACTCTGAAAGACAAGTGCATGCGACCAGGTCCTGGCTTCCTCTTCCATCCACAG TTTCGTTTGCCAGATCAGAGAACTTGG ATGTCGGCCATCGAAAACATGGCAGAGAAGCTGGAGACGTTTGGCTCCTTAAAGCCAGAGTCGAGTGACTTGCTGCGCTCTGTCCCCTCCATGTTTGATTTCAGAGCCCCACCGTCTGCTCTTCCAGAGACGCTGCTGCGCAAGGGCAAGGAGCGCTACACATGCAG atATTGTGGGAAAATATTCCCCCGCTCTGCCAACCTGACCCGCCACCTCAGGACTCATACAGGCGAGCAACCATATAG gtGTAAATATTGTGACCGCTCCTTCAGCATCTCGTCCAACTTGCAACGTCACATCCGCAACATCCACAACAAGGAGAAGCCCTTCAAATGCCACTTGTGTGACCGCTGCTTCGGTCAGCAGACAAACCTGGACCGTCACCTCAAGAAGCATGAGAATGGCAACCTGTCAG gcACTGCGATGTCATCTCCTCAGTCAGAACTGGACAGTAGTAGTGCCATACTGGATGATAAAGAAGACTCTTATTTCAATGAAATAAGAAACTTCATAAGCAACACTGGCCAGAACCAGGCATCCCCAGACCCGTCTGAGGAAGG GTTAAATGGCGGTCCATTTGAAGAAGAGAAGCCACTGATGGCCAGCCAtgggtcacatgacctggaagACGAGGAAGCAGAGGAGCTAGGTGCTGATGGAGAAGAAGCTGAGGAGCCCGGCAACACCTCTGGAAAAACAGAAGCTGAGGTGCTTCCTAGCAACCTTAGTGACGACATCATGCATGACAAAATGGACTTCACTGGGCCAATCGACTTGAACCTCAACTGCAAAACCTCTCCTCAAGG GTAtaaggacgaggaggaggaggagcagcagagcagctacTCAGCCTTGGATCATATTCGTCACTTTTCAGACATGCGCAAGCTGGCAGAAagtgaactgagtgatggagatggagatgaagaCGATGGATCATTTGGGTCTCCCTCTCTGACTGAGGCAGTCAAACAGCCACTCTTTAGAAAATCTAAGTCTCAG GCTTATGCCATGATGCTGTCTCTGGCTGAAAAGGACTCTCTCCACCCAGCGACCCACACCCAAGCCACTATGTGGCACAGTCTGGCACGGGCTGCTGCTGAATCCAGTGCCATCCAGTCCCTCAGCCATGTATGA
- the mecom gene encoding histone-lysine N-methyltransferase MECOM isoform X2 yields the protein MRSKGRARKLATSDGDDEFTLYSPDILDNVCGSDGDPTPSSALAEEPVSPLLSDDEASPQDPLSFQHPSSFLSQEDLTVPLDFELRESLVPGGGLGIWSLRKVNIGERFGPYEGEHMPFLRDPNQGWEILDGSGHVKFCVDASKPKSGSWLNHIQFAPVAKQHNLTACQIDDQIFYKVTREIFPGEELLLFMKAEEYSCDTMAPDIHEERQYRCEDCDQHFESRSQLLDHQKQPCGMPPSSFLNPGGDSDLKAQEPQDLRPLHLSHGLHECKECDQVFPDAQSLESHVLSHSEEREYKCDQCPKAFNWKSNLIRHQMSHDSGKHYECENCSKVFTDPSNLQRHIRSQHVGARAHACSECGKTFATSSGLKQHKHIHSSVKPFMCKSLRPYLCEVCHKSYTQFSNLCRHKRMHADCRTQIKCKDCGQMFSTTSSLNKHRRFCEGKNHFTAGGLFAQGMPLSGTPGLDKSTLAMGHGSAGLADYFGASRHHGGLTFPAAPAFPFSFPGLFPSGLYHRPPLIPATTSPVRQPTHASVAGPGAELSKNPLLPMSPGTQESRELLKALRKDGSSPGSQMPGSELHTQSSSSSSKQRNKQSDQSESSDLDDVSTPSGSDLESTSGSELESDMDSERERGAARENGKGPKRRASEEGPQSPSLTGSSTAKDFPGPSLIPSSLDEHTAVTGAVNDSIKAIASIAEKYFGSTGLAGLQDKKVGALPYPSMFPLPFFPAFSPPVYPFPDRDLRPSGLRGEPQSTADDGKKAQSKSSTESPFDLTTKRKEGKSAPFTPSKPEASNSVGQDQPLDLSLGSRGRGRNPREEETKKNLGYEEDKGVVEIPKADNTLQHARPTPFFMDPIYSRVEKRRMSDPFETLKDKCMRPGPGFLFHPQFRLPDQRTWMSAIENMAEKLETFGSLKPESSDLLRSVPSMFDFRAPPSALPETLLRKGKERYTCRYCGKIFPRSANLTRHLRTHTGEQPYRCKYCDRSFSISSNLQRHIRNIHNKEKPFKCHLCDRCFGQQTNLDRHLKKHENGNLSGTAMSSPQSELDSSSAILDDKEDSYFNEIRNFISNTGQNQASPDPSEEGLNGGPFEEEKPLMASHGSHDLEDEEAEELGADGEEAEEPGNTSGKTEAEVLPSNLSDDIMHDKMDFTGPIDLNLNCKTSPQGYKDEEEEEQQSSYSALDHIRHFSDMRKLAESELSDGDGDEDDGSFGSPSLTEAVKQPLFRKSKSQAYAMMLSLAEKDSLHPATHTQATMWHSLARAAAESSAIQSLSHV from the exons atCTTGGACGGGTCAGGTCATGTAAAATTCTGTGTGGATGCCAGCAAGCCAAAAAGCGGGAGCTGGCTGAACCACATCCAGTTTGCCCCTGTGGCCAAGCAGCATAACCTGACAGCGTGCCAGATAGATGATCAG attTTCTACAAAGTCACCAGAGAGATTTTCCCCGGTGAGGAGCTGCTACTTTTCATGAAGGCTGAAGAATATTCATGTGACACCATGGCTCCTGATATTCACG AGGAGAGGCAGTACCGCTGTGAGGACTGTGACCAGCACTTTGAGTCCCGCAGCCAACTGTTGGATCACCAGAAGCAGCCATGTGGGAtgcccccctcctccttccttaaCCCAG GGGGCGACAGTGACCTAAAGGCACAGGAACCTCAAGATCTGCGACCTCTTCACTTGTCCCATGGTCTACACGAGTGTAAAGAGTGTGACCAGGTCTTCCCTGATGCTCAGAG CCTGGAGAGCCATGTTCTATCCCACTCTGAGGAGAGGGAATATAAGTGCGACCAGTGCCCCAAGGCCTTCAACTGGAAATCAAACCTGATCCGACATCAGATGTCACATGACAGCGGCAAGCACTATGAATGTGAAAACTGCTCAAAG GTGTTCACAGACCCCAGTAACCTACAGAGGCACATCCGTTCACAGCATGTTGGGGCACGGGCCCACGCCTGCTCTGAATGTGGCAAGACGTTTGCTACGTCTTCGGGCCTCAAGCAGCATAAGCACATCCACAGCAGTGTCAAGCCCTTCATGTGTAAGTCACTAAGACCCTACCTAT GTGAGGTGTGCCACAAGTCCTACACTCAGTTCTCTAACCTGTGTCGCCACAAGCGCATGCACGCTGACTGCCGCACACAGATCAAGTGCAAGGACTGTGGGCAGATGTTCAGCACCACCTCCTCTCTCAACAAGCACCGCCGCTTCTGTGAAGGAAAGAACCATTTCACAGCAGGGGGATTGTTTGCCCAGGGTATGCCACTCTCTGGCACCCCTGGCTTGGACAAATCAACTCTGGCGATGGGACACGGCAGTGCTGGACTGGCTGATTACTTTGGGGCCAGTCGCCACCATGGGGGGCTTACCTTCCCTGCTGCCCCAGCATTTCCTTTCAGTTTCCCTGGCCTCTTTCCCTCTGGACTCTACCACCGGCCCCCACTCATTCCTGCCACCACCTCTCCTGTCAGACAACCTACCCATGCATCTGTTGCGGGGCCTGGTGCAGAGCTAAGTAAGAATCCACTGTTGCCTATGAGTCCAGGCACTCAGGAGTCCCGAGAGCTCCTTAAAGCTCTACGTAAAGATGGCAGTTCACCTGGCAGTCAGATGCCAGGCTCAGAGCTCCACACTCAGAGTTCCTCGTCCTCCTCAAAGCAGCGAAACAAGCAGAGTGACCAGTCTGAGAGCAGTGACCTGGACGATGTCAGCACACCTAGTGGAAGTGATCTGGAGAGCACATCAGGCTCTGAGCTGGAGAGTGACATGGacagtgagagggagaggggggctGCTCGAGAAAATGGTAAAGGCCCCAAGAGGAGGGCCAGTGAGGAAGGCCCTCAGAGTCCCAGCCTGACTGGCAGCAGCACTGCCAAAGACTTTCCAGGCCCTTCCCTCATCCCATCCTCGCTGGACGAGCACACAGCTGTAACAGGGGCTGTGAATGACTCTATTAAGGCTATTGCCTCGATTGCTGAGAAGTACTTTGGCTCTACAGGGCTGGCTGGACTGCAGGACAAAAAGGTTGGGGCTCTGCCCTATCCCTCCATGTTCCCTCTGCCTTTCTTCCCAGCTTTCTCTCCTCCAGTTTACCCTTTTCCAGACAGGGACCTCAGACCTTCAGGCCTAAGAGGCGAGCCACAGTCTACAGCAGATGACGGCAAGAAGGCCCAGAGTAAATCTTCAACAGAGTCACCATTTGACCTCACTACAAAGCGAAAGGAGGGCAAGTCAGCCCCATTCACTCCCTCAAAACCAGAGGCATCCAACTCTGTTGGTCAGGATCAGCCACTAGACCTGAGCCTGGGGAGCAGGGGCCGTGGACGGAATCCaagggaggaggagacaaagaagaaCCTGGGTTATGAGGAAGACAAGGGAGTGGTGGAGATCCCGAAGGCAGATAACACCTTACAGCACGCAAGGCCCACCCCTTTCTTCATGGACCCCATCTACAG CAGGGTTGAGAAGAGGAGAATGAGCGACCCGTTTGAGACTCTGAAAGACAAGTGCATGCGACCAGGTCCTGGCTTCCTCTTCCATCCACAG TTTCGTTTGCCAGATCAGAGAACTTGG ATGTCGGCCATCGAAAACATGGCAGAGAAGCTGGAGACGTTTGGCTCCTTAAAGCCAGAGTCGAGTGACTTGCTGCGCTCTGTCCCCTCCATGTTTGATTTCAGAGCCCCACCGTCTGCTCTTCCAGAGACGCTGCTGCGCAAGGGCAAGGAGCGCTACACATGCAG atATTGTGGGAAAATATTCCCCCGCTCTGCCAACCTGACCCGCCACCTCAGGACTCATACAGGCGAGCAACCATATAG gtGTAAATATTGTGACCGCTCCTTCAGCATCTCGTCCAACTTGCAACGTCACATCCGCAACATCCACAACAAGGAGAAGCCCTTCAAATGCCACTTGTGTGACCGCTGCTTCGGTCAGCAGACAAACCTGGACCGTCACCTCAAGAAGCATGAGAATGGCAACCTGTCAG gcACTGCGATGTCATCTCCTCAGTCAGAACTGGACAGTAGTAGTGCCATACTGGATGATAAAGAAGACTCTTATTTCAATGAAATAAGAAACTTCATAAGCAACACTGGCCAGAACCAGGCATCCCCAGACCCGTCTGAGGAAGG GTTAAATGGCGGTCCATTTGAAGAAGAGAAGCCACTGATGGCCAGCCAtgggtcacatgacctggaagACGAGGAAGCAGAGGAGCTAGGTGCTGATGGAGAAGAAGCTGAGGAGCCCGGCAACACCTCTGGAAAAACAGAAGCTGAGGTGCTTCCTAGCAACCTTAGTGACGACATCATGCATGACAAAATGGACTTCACTGGGCCAATCGACTTGAACCTCAACTGCAAAACCTCTCCTCAAGG GTAtaaggacgaggaggaggaggagcagcagagcagctacTCAGCCTTGGATCATATTCGTCACTTTTCAGACATGCGCAAGCTGGCAGAAagtgaactgagtgatggagatggagatgaagaCGATGGATCATTTGGGTCTCCCTCTCTGACTGAGGCAGTCAAACAGCCACTCTTTAGAAAATCTAAGTCTCAG GCTTATGCCATGATGCTGTCTCTGGCTGAAAAGGACTCTCTCCACCCAGCGACCCACACCCAAGCCACTATGTGGCACAGTCTGGCACGGGCTGCTGCTGAATCCAGTGCCATCCAGTCCCTCAGCCATGTATGA